GCCGTGTCTGTGGCCATGATCCCCGTTCCCTTCACTGCCGGTGCATGACGGTGCGGCATCACAGCCGCCGCGCGGCGACCACGTGGGCCGCCATCGGAATGCGGATGACGCCGTCGCGCAGGTACCGCCTCTCGACGTCCGCCGCCATGTCGCTGCGGATGCGCCGGGCGGTCGCCTCGTCCTGCTCGCGCAGCCGCGCGCCCGACCGGACCGACGCGGTGTGCTCGGCCCAGTAGAGGTGGTCGGCGCTGGGAACCTGCCAGTCGACGCGGACGGTGCGGGTCGAGACGCTCTCCGCATCGAAGCCGTTCGAGCGCAGCAGCCCGATCCGGGCGCGGTCGTCGCACAGTTCGAGGTAGGACGGCCCCCGCGGCACCCGGCTGTCCCGCGCGGCGTGGGCGTCGAGCGCGCGTTCCAGGACGCCGGCCCCTTCGTTCAGCGCGCCGTCGGCCCAGATGGTCAGGGCGAGCCGCCCCCCCGGCCGCAGCACGCGCGCGATCTCGGAGAAGGCCCGCTGGAGGTCGGCGAAATGCTGGACGCCGAAATTCACCACGGCGGCGTCGAACTCCCCGTCCTCCAGCGGCAGGCGATGGACGTCGCCCTGGAGAAACCTGACCTCCGGATAGCGCGCCCGCGCCCGGTCGATCATGCTCGCGGAGAAGTCGAGCCCCGTCGCGGCGGCTCCGCCGGAGCGCGCGGCGTCCGCCGCATAGCCGAGGCCGGTCGCGAGGTCGAGAAGACGCACCCCGTCCAGCGGGGCGACGGCCTCGATGAGGGCCGGAACGAAGGCGTTGGTCAGGCCTTCCCAGCAGTCGCCGTAAAGCCCGGAAACGGACTCCCAGCCGTCATGTTCGAACCGGTGGAACTCCTTGAGTTCATCCGGCAGGAAATCGAGCGTCATGCAAAGATCCCGGAATTATCGTCAGTGTTTGAAGTACCACAGCCCATGGTCGTAGATGATCGCCAGGATCTTGTGCGTCTTGGTGGCCCGGTGCGACAGCGACTGCGCGACGTGCAGGCACGCGGCGGAGCTGTTGCCGACGAAGTATCCGGTGCGGGCCGCGAACTCCCGCTGGGTCGCGGCCATCTCCTCGGCGCTGACGGGGGCCGCATGGCTGACCATGCTCCAGTCGACCATGGGCGGCGCCACCCCGACGGACGCCCCTTCCAGACGGTGGTCGACGAAGACGCCGTTGCGCGAATCGCATCCCGCGGGCTCCACCAGCACCACCTCGACGTCGTAGCCGGCCGTCCGCAGCGCGCGCGCGACGCCCGACAGGCAGGCGCCGGTGCCGGCGCAGGAGACGAAGGTCAGCGACGTCACCTCGTCCCGCGCGGCGAGCTGGCCGGCGATCTCCGGTCCGGTCTCGAACTCGTGCGCCGCCAGACTGGCCGGATTGTTGAACTGGTCGGTGTAATGGTACTGCCTGCCCAGCTCCTTGCCCCTGGCCAGGTGCCACTCCACCACCTCGCGCGGGGTGGCGCCGGCCTCCAGCATCGGGATGCCGATGAGCCTGGCCCCGAACATCTCCAGGCAGCGGCGCTTGACCGGACTGAAGCCGAGGCCCACCGCCAGCTCGACCGGCACGCCGATGTCGCGGCAGGCGACGGCCAGGCCGAAGCCGAAGTTGCCCCCGGTCTTCTCGATCACCGTGGTGACGCCGGGAACGATCTCGCCCCGGTCGAGCGCCCGCTGAACGATGTGCCTCGCGGCACGGACCTTGTGGCTGCCTCCCGGATTGTTGCATTCCAGCTTGACGAGCACCCCGGGGAGCAATTCGAGGAGTGGCGTCGCGACGGGCGCGGCCGTCGGCCGGCCCGTCGGCGGATTCTGTTCGACTGCGCGCATTCGCGGCCTTCCCTATCGCGATCGATGGCGTCGGCACGGCCCCGCACCGGCCATCGCGGCCCGGAGCCGGTGCCGGGGAACCGAGGGTCTGCTCAGTGGTATCGGCCCAGGTCGTAGCGGGCCTCGGCGAAGCTGCAGGAGATGCGCTCCTTGCCGGCGCCGAGGTTCTTTCTCTTCACCTGCAGCGGCCCGACCGCCCGGGTGTTGTCGAGGTGCGTTCCGCCGCAGGGGATGACATGCCCCTCGCATTCCCAGTAGCGGGCGTCCGGGACGGTGTCGTGGGAGTAGGTCCTGATGTCGCTCGCCCGCTCGACGAAGCCGTTGGCGAGGGTCTCGATGGTCCTGATCTCGGTCTCCGTGAAGCGGTCCCGGACCCGGAAGTCGAACCGGGCGCCGTCCGGCTTGATGTGGCATCCGATCACGTCGAGGTCGGCGCGCACCATGCCGATGGCGATATAGAGGAGGTGCGAGGCGGTGTGGCTCAGCGACAGCCGGCTGCGCCGGTCGGCGTCGATCTCGATTTCGGCGGCCTCGCCGGCGGCGAGACGGCTCAACGCGGCGACGTCGTCCGGATGGACGATGTGCTGGATCACCCCGCCGGCCTCGATGTCGGGGACGTCCGGCAGGTTGACGGGGCTGCCGTAGAGCTTCCGCGCGCCGATGAACCGCAGGACCTCGCCGCCGGCCGTGCGGATGACGCCGCAATCGGCCTCCTGCCCGCCGCCCTCGGGATAGGCGACCGTCGCGTCCAGCTCGACATGGTCGGCGCCGGTCTTGACCACGGCGGCCGTGCAGCGCTTCCGGTAGGCATCCTCGTAGTAGAGCTTGCGGGTGGCTCGGCTGAGCATCGTCATCTGGTCGATCCTGGTTTTCTGGGAACAATCGGGAAAGCCGGTCCGGTGCCCGGCGCCCGGAGTGGGCGGCCCGGGGGCAGGCGGGCGGGCGGGCGGCTGCGGCCGGTCAGCCCTGTATCGGTCCCGGCGCGGCCGGCCGCGCGGCGGGCATCTGGAAGACGCCGCGCTCGGTGCGGGTGATCTGGAGCGCCGTCTTCAGCATGACGGTCGAGCCCGAGGGGATGTCCTCCTTGATCACGCAGTGCGGCCCGATGAAGACGTCGTCGCCGATGGTGACCGGGCCGAAGATCCGGGAGAAGGCGCCGATCTGGACGCGGTTGCCGATGGTCGGATGCCGCTTCGCCGCGGGGTTGCCGGCGATGCCGGTCGCCCCGAGCGTGACGCTGCCGAGCACGTAGCAGTCGTCGCCGATCCGGGTGGTCTCGCCGATCACGGTTCCATAGCCGTGGTCGAGGATGAAGCGCAGGCCGATGCTGCAGCGGTGGTGGATTTCCGCCCCCGACAGCAGCTTTCCCCGGCAGGAGATCAGGTGCGCGTTGGCGTCGAGCTCTTCCGCCGTCGCCAGATCCCGGCATTCCGGAGAGGTCGCCAGCGCGTGCGCCAGCCGGTAGTGCAGCACGGCCCGGTAGGAGGAATAGGCGTGGGCGACCCGGTGGGAATCATTGTTCGCCGCGGGATCCTTCTTCGTGAAGACATCCAGGTCGCCGCAGGCGACGTTGACGACGGACTCGAACACCCTGTGTGAAATCACGCCTTTCGTGAAGGCCGGAGTACAGCAGTCGTACAGAGCCGCTTGCAGCAAGTTTCTGATGGATTCTTCCATTAAGCGCCTCGCCGATGAAGGGTTTCGGTATGCCGCCGGAAAATATATCAATCGAATTCATCAAGTCTTTTGGCGGCCACACCAAAGTATGATGGAAATCAAAATCTCATTCGATTGTGTTTCATATAATTGTATGTCGCCTCTGCAAGGATATTTCATTTCCCTTATGTATCGATAAATTATGCAGGTGTGACGCCAGCGCAAAGGAAATTTTCCAATAAGCCACGACATGCGACAAAAACGCGCATTTTCTTCTGCAGGGAAGTAATTTTCTTGCTGAGCATGGAATGGCCGGCGGGGCGCCGGACCCGGGGCTTGCGTGCTCCCCGGCAGGGGGCAGCCGCTATTGTCCCCCGGAGGGGATTGGCGGGCGCGGGGGGCACGCGGCCCGGAAGACGGCCCGGCACGCCGCCCGGAAGACGGTCAGGAAGAGGGGATGGGCATCGTCTTCGGGCATGCCGCTGTCCTGGGGCCGGAGCCCCCCGGGCAGGGCGCGGTTCGACCGCCGGCGCGCGCCGGCCTGTTGGATCAGGCGGACGCCTGCGCGTCGGCGAGCTGCGCGTCCTGCTCCGGCGTCAGCACCTCGTCCACCGCGGCGAGCAGGCTGCCCTCCTCCTTCTGGATATGCAGGACGAGGCCGTCGACCAGCTCCCGGCCGAAATAGCGGAAGACCGGCCAGGTCTCCTCGTCGAACCCCTCGCGCAGGGCGAGGTCGCACAGCCGGGCGAGGCGGCGGGCCAGCGGCAGCAGCGTCTGGTGGTCGGCGTCGAGGTCGGCCGTCAGCTCATAGGCGCCGGCGGCGGCGATCCGCGGGAACAGCGCCTCCTCCAGCGCGAAATGACGCTCCAGCTCGCGGCCAAGCTCGGGCGACAGGTCGGCCAGCAGCTTGCGGGCGTCCGGCTCGTCGCAGGCCGGCGGGCGGTCCTCCCCGGTGAGGACGAGGAAGCGGTCGAGCGCGTTCAGCAGGTCGATGGCGCGGTGATGGTCCTCGTGCAGGAGCTGGCCGGTCCGGCTGTCGGCGTGCATGGGGGTGGCTTTCTCGCTTGCGGTCGGAAGAGACGTCGGCCGCACCATAGGTGCTTCGCGGCGAAAAGTCGTTGCGCCAGCGCAATCATTGCCCTCCGGCCCGTCCCGTCCCGGGGGCGCCCCTTGCTTGTCGCCGGCGGGGGAGTGGCGTAGAGGTTGGGCCATGACCATCGCTCCCGATCCCGCCGTCCTCCATGGCATGCCGCTGTTCGCCGGGCTCGACGCCGCGGCGCTGGCCGACGTGGTCCGTCAGGCGCGGACCGCCCGCATTCCCAAGGGGGCGCAGATCTTCGCCCAGGGCGACGAGGGGGCGGGCGGCCACGCGCTGATCGACGGGCGGGTGAAGATCGTCCAGACCGGGGCGGAGGGGCAGCAGGTCGT
Above is a window of Azospirillum thermophilum DNA encoding:
- a CDS encoding class I SAM-dependent methyltransferase, whose product is MTLDFLPDELKEFHRFEHDGWESVSGLYGDCWEGLTNAFVPALIEAVAPLDGVRLLDLATGLGYAADAARSGGAAATGLDFSASMIDRARARYPEVRFLQGDVHRLPLEDGEFDAAVVNFGVQHFADLQRAFSEIARVLRPGGRLALTIWADGALNEGAGVLERALDAHAARDSRVPRGPSYLELCDDRARIGLLRSNGFDAESVSTRTVRVDWQVPSADHLYWAEHTASVRSGARLREQDEATARRIRSDMAADVERRYLRDGVIRIPMAAHVVAARRL
- a CDS encoding PLP-dependent cysteine synthase family protein encodes the protein MRAVEQNPPTGRPTAAPVATPLLELLPGVLVKLECNNPGGSHKVRAARHIVQRALDRGEIVPGVTTVIEKTGGNFGFGLAVACRDIGVPVELAVGLGFSPVKRRCLEMFGARLIGIPMLEAGATPREVVEWHLARGKELGRQYHYTDQFNNPASLAAHEFETGPEIAGQLAARDEVTSLTFVSCAGTGACLSGVARALRTAGYDVEVVLVEPAGCDSRNGVFVDHRLEGASVGVAPPMVDWSMVSHAAPVSAEEMAATQREFAARTGYFVGNSSAACLHVAQSLSHRATKTHKILAIIYDHGLWYFKH
- a CDS encoding alanyl-tRNA editing protein, with amino-acid sequence MTMLSRATRKLYYEDAYRKRCTAAVVKTGADHVELDATVAYPEGGGQEADCGVIRTAGGEVLRFIGARKLYGSPVNLPDVPDIEAGGVIQHIVHPDDVAALSRLAAGEAAEIEIDADRRSRLSLSHTASHLLYIAIGMVRADLDVIGCHIKPDGARFDFRVRDRFTETEIRTIETLANGFVERASDIRTYSHDTVPDARYWECEGHVIPCGGTHLDNTRAVGPLQVKRKNLGAGKERISCSFAEARYDLGRYH
- a CDS encoding serine O-acetyltransferase, which translates into the protein MFESVVNVACGDLDVFTKKDPAANNDSHRVAHAYSSYRAVLHYRLAHALATSPECRDLATAEELDANAHLISCRGKLLSGAEIHHRCSIGLRFILDHGYGTVIGETTRIGDDCYVLGSVTLGATGIAGNPAAKRHPTIGNRVQIGAFSRIFGPVTIGDDVFIGPHCVIKEDIPSGSTVMLKTALQITRTERGVFQMPAARPAAPGPIQG
- a CDS encoding hemerythrin domain-containing protein, producing MHADSRTGQLLHEDHHRAIDLLNALDRFLVLTGEDRPPACDEPDARKLLADLSPELGRELERHFALEEALFPRIAAAGAYELTADLDADHQTLLPLARRLARLCDLALREGFDEETWPVFRYFGRELVDGLVLHIQKEEGSLLAAVDEVLTPEQDAQLADAQASA